A window from Solanum stenotomum isolate F172 chromosome 7, ASM1918654v1, whole genome shotgun sequence encodes these proteins:
- the LOC125871025 gene encoding uncharacterized protein LOC125871025 isoform X2, giving the protein MALKLPISRCYSFSNSFFFSCKLPYTSPKLSATSLKFKISNYLSVRAFASVTEEKGQPKKKKRRLDELCLERFQQYSRTFIQSWILQGKVFVDGKVVTKAGTQIPDKAVVEIMAEIPKYVCRGGHKLEAAIENLGIDVTGKVALDSGLSTGGFTDCLLQYGASFVYGVDVGYGQVADKIRRDERVSVIERTNLRYLSELPQKVDLVTLDLSFISILLVMPAVVNLMKEEATLVTLIKPQFEARRSQTFINMLGWRRWNCKGSLGPSRGD; this is encoded by the exons ATGGCGCTGAAGCTACCAATATCTCGCTGTTACAGTTTCAGCAATAGCTTCTTTTTCTCCTGCAAATTACCATACACTAGTCCAAAGCTCTCTG CGACATCGTTGAAGTTCAAAATCAGCAATTATCTTTCTGTAAGAGCCTTTGCTTCCGTGACTGAAGAGAAGGGTCAACCAAAGAAAAA GAAAAGGAGACTGGATGAATTGTGTTTGGAGAGGTTTCAGCAATACAGCCGGACATTTATACAGTCATGGATCCTTCAAG GCAAAGTGTTTGTAGATGGAAAAGTTGTTACCAAAGCAGGGACTCAAATCCCTGATAAAGCTGTTGTGGAGATCATGGCCGAAATTCCAAAATACGTATGCAG AGGAGGACATAAACTGGAGGCTGCAATTGAAAACCTGGGGATTGATGTCACAGGAAAAGTAGCTCTTGATTCAGGATTGTCTACTGGAGGATTTACTGATTGTTTGCTTCAGTATGGAGCTTCATTTGTCTATGGAGTTGATGTAGGATATGGACAG GTGGCAGATAAAATTCGTCGAGATGAGCGTGTAAGCGTTATCGAGCGTACAAACTTGAGATACCTTTCTGAACTCCCACAAAAGGTTGACTTAGTAACTTTGGACCTCTCCTTTATTTCGATACTTCTG GTGATGCCTGCAGTTGTCAATTTGATGAAGGAGGAAGCTACTTTAGTGACTCTGATTAAACCTCAGTTTGAGGCTCGGAGATCCCAA
- the LOC125871021 gene encoding uncharacterized protein LOC125871021 isoform X1: MATLHSCSFSSLHSLPSVTVKYSRAQPRILRFNCRSSSDDKEDYLLDAPVSIGDGFSFSGGKYSDEPSPADEWFNKGKFVKAYPVSGTGEKAKDPIFGLTMGGSSQASSDLFRWFCVESGSSNNSPILLIHGLPSQAYSYRKVLPILENNYHAIALDWLGFGFSDKPQPKYGFDYTLDEYVASLESVINALTDKKVTLVVQGYFSPIAIKYASNHQEKLNGLILLNPPLTINHAKLPSSLSVLSNFLLGEIFCQDPLRASDKTLLSCGPYQIKEDVAMVYRRPYLTSGSAGFALNAISKAMKKQLKGYVEDTRAILMDNNWSVQTTVCWGQRDRWLNFDGVEDFCKESKHRLVELPMVMTLFCCSLSWDSITNAEHCFRDEYHILEYAF, translated from the exons ATGGCTACTCTTCACTCTTGTTCCTTTTCTTCACTTCACAGCTTACCCTCTGTAACTGTAAAGTACTCTCGAGCTCAGCCAAGGATTTTGCGATTCAATTGCCGATCCAGTAGTGATGATAAGGAG GATTATTTGCTGGATGCTCCTGTTTCAATTGGGGACGGCTTTTCTTTTAGCGGAG GGAAGTATTCAGATGAGCCAAGTCCGGCTGATGAATGGTTCAACAAAGGAAAATTT GTGAAAGCTTATCCGGTTTCTGGGACTGGGGAGAAAGCAAAGGATCCCATTTTTGGACTTACAATGGGTGGGAGTTCGCAGGCGTCATCTGATCTTTTCAG ATGGTTTTGTGTAGAAAGTGGAAGCTCTAACAATTCTCCCATTCTATTAATCCACGGCTTACCATCACAG GCATACTCTTATCGCAAAGTTCTTCCCATTCTTGAGAACAACTATCATGCTATAGCACTTGATTGGCTGG GATTTGGATTCTCAGATAAGCCCCAACCAAAATATGGATTTGACTATACATTGGATG AATATGTGGCATCCTTGGAATCTGTGATCAATGCTCTTACTGACAAAAAGGTTACTCTTGTAGTGCAG GGGTATTTCTCACCAATTGCAATCAAATATGCTAGCAATCACCAGGAAAAGTTGAACGGCCTGATACTTCTAAATCCGCCA CTTACTATAAATCATGCCAAACTGCCGTCAAGCTTATCTGTTCTGAGCAACTTCTTGTTGGGGGAAATTTTTTGTCAG GACCCTCTTAGAGCCAGTGATAAAACATTGCTGAGTTGTGGTCCTTACCAAATAAAAGAAGATGTGGCAATGGTTTACAGAAGACCTTATCTCACATCTGGTTCTGCAGGGTTTGCATTAAATGCGATAAGCAAGGCAATGAAAAAACAACTTAAG GGCTATGTTGAGGACACAAGAGCAATACTTATGGACAATAACTGGTCAGTCCAGACAACAGTCTGCTGGGGACAAAGAGACCGCTGGTTAAACTTTGATGGTGTAGAAGATTTCTGCAAGGAATCAAAGCATCGACTAGTTGAACTTCCTATGGTAATGACACTATTTTGTTGCTCTTTATCTTGGGATAGTATTACAAATGCAGAGCATTGCTTTCGTGATGAATATCATATTCTTGAATATGCCTTCTGA
- the LOC125871021 gene encoding uncharacterized protein LOC125871021 isoform X2: MATLHSCSFSSLHSLPSVTVKYSRAQPRILRFNCRSSSDDKEDYLLDAPVSIGDGFSFSGGKYSDEPSPADEWFNKGKFVKAYPVSGTGEKAKDPIFGLTMGGSSQASSDLFRWFCVESGSSNNSPILLIHGLPSQAYSYRKVLPILENNYHAIALDWLGFGFSDKPQPKYGFDYTLDEYVASLESVINALTDKKVTLVVQGYFSPIAIKYASNHQEKLNGLILLNPPLTINHAKLPSSLSVLSNFLLGEIFCQDPLRASDKTLLSCGPYQIKEDVAMVYRRPYLTSGSAGFALNAISKAMKKQLKGYVEDTRAILMDNNWSVQTTVCWGQRDRWLNFDGVEDFCKESKHRLVELPMSGHHVQEDSGEELGQLIAGIVGKRSSL; encoded by the exons ATGGCTACTCTTCACTCTTGTTCCTTTTCTTCACTTCACAGCTTACCCTCTGTAACTGTAAAGTACTCTCGAGCTCAGCCAAGGATTTTGCGATTCAATTGCCGATCCAGTAGTGATGATAAGGAG GATTATTTGCTGGATGCTCCTGTTTCAATTGGGGACGGCTTTTCTTTTAGCGGAG GGAAGTATTCAGATGAGCCAAGTCCGGCTGATGAATGGTTCAACAAAGGAAAATTT GTGAAAGCTTATCCGGTTTCTGGGACTGGGGAGAAAGCAAAGGATCCCATTTTTGGACTTACAATGGGTGGGAGTTCGCAGGCGTCATCTGATCTTTTCAG ATGGTTTTGTGTAGAAAGTGGAAGCTCTAACAATTCTCCCATTCTATTAATCCACGGCTTACCATCACAG GCATACTCTTATCGCAAAGTTCTTCCCATTCTTGAGAACAACTATCATGCTATAGCACTTGATTGGCTGG GATTTGGATTCTCAGATAAGCCCCAACCAAAATATGGATTTGACTATACATTGGATG AATATGTGGCATCCTTGGAATCTGTGATCAATGCTCTTACTGACAAAAAGGTTACTCTTGTAGTGCAG GGGTATTTCTCACCAATTGCAATCAAATATGCTAGCAATCACCAGGAAAAGTTGAACGGCCTGATACTTCTAAATCCGCCA CTTACTATAAATCATGCCAAACTGCCGTCAAGCTTATCTGTTCTGAGCAACTTCTTGTTGGGGGAAATTTTTTGTCAG GACCCTCTTAGAGCCAGTGATAAAACATTGCTGAGTTGTGGTCCTTACCAAATAAAAGAAGATGTGGCAATGGTTTACAGAAGACCTTATCTCACATCTGGTTCTGCAGGGTTTGCATTAAATGCGATAAGCAAGGCAATGAAAAAACAACTTAAG GGCTATGTTGAGGACACAAGAGCAATACTTATGGACAATAACTGGTCAGTCCAGACAACAGTCTGCTGGGGACAAAGAGACCGCTGGTTAAACTTTGATGGTGTAGAAGATTTCTGCAAGGAATCAAAGCATCGACTAGTTGAACTTCCTATG TCAGGACATCACGTTCAGGAGGATAGTGGTGAAGAATTAGGTCAACTCATTGCTGGAATTGTTGGAAAGAGAAGCAGTTTGTGA
- the LOC125871019 gene encoding uncharacterized protein LOC125871019 isoform X1 has translation MASNCDTMKNKLLGWNCLITCAILLSAALFIRSTFIITECKEKVIGWEMVEAFRMRKPRSMCEDECRPEGSETLPRGIVAKTSDLEMHPLWGPLNTRKSKSPMSLLAMAVGIKQKKNVNEIVNKFPHTDFVIMLFHYDGLLDEWNDLEWSSTAIHISAINQTKWWFAKRFLHPDIVAEYSYIFLWDEDLGVENFNAGRYVSIIKEEGLQISQPAIDADTSEIHHKLTAREEGSRVHRRTINIKGPGRRCYGDSTEPPCTGWVEMMAPVFSRASWRCAWYIIQNDFVHAWGVDFQLGYCAQGNRTTNVGVVDSEYLVHYGLPTLGGAENEKSSLEQGTNPKQESSPNKMGLPESHPSDARNAVRKQSLAELERFKNRWKKAAREDQCWVDPFQRPVKQKK, from the exons ATGGCTTCAAATTGTGATACcatgaaaaataaattgttagGTTGGAATTGCCTAATAACTTGTGCAATTCTGCTTTCCGCTGCTTTGTTTATAAGAAGCACCTTCATCATCACTGAATGTAAAGAG AAAGTAATAGGATGGGAAATGGTTGAAGCCTTCAGAATGAGGAAACCTAGATCGATGTGTGAG GATGAGTGCAGGCCTGAAGGAAGTGAGACATTACCCAGAGGTATTGTGGCTAAGACCTCTGATTTAGAGATGCATCCGCTTTGGGGTCCCCTCAATACAAGG AAATCAAAATCACCAATGAGCTTACTAGCTATGGCAGTCGGAATTAAGCAGAAAAAGAATGTAAATGAAATTGTAAACAAG TTTCCTCATACTGATTTTGTCATTATGCTTTTTCACTATGATGGCCTCCTCGATGAATGGAATGATCTTGAATGGAGTAGCACTGCTATTCACATTTCTGCTATTAATCAAACTAAATG GTGGTTTGCTAAGAGGTTCTTACACCCAGATATTGTTGCAGAGTATTCTTACATATTCCTCTGGGATGAAGATCTTGGAGTTGAAAATTTCAATGCTGGACG ATATGTATcaataataaaagaagaagGTCTTCAGATATCACAACCAGCAATCGATGCAGATACTTCAGAAATTCACCACAAACTTACAGCACGAGAAGAGGGATCAAGAGTGCACAG GAGGACAATAAACATAAAGGGTCCTGGAAGGAGGTGCTACGGAGACAGTACTGAACCTCCATGCACTGG GTGGGTGGAAATGATGGCTCCTGTTTTTTCAAGAGCATCGTGGCGCTGTGCCTGGTACATAATTCAG AATGACTTCGTTCATGCATGGGGGGTGGACTTTCAGCTTGGATATTGTGCGCAG GGGAACCGAACCACTAATGTTGGGGTTGTTGACTCAGAATATTTGGTTCACTATGGTCTTCCAACACTAGGTGGTGCAGAAAATGAG AAGAGTAGTTTAGAACAAGGAACAAATCCTAAACAGGAAAGCTCACCAAACAAAATG GGACTGCCAGAGTCTCATCCATCTGATGCAAGAAATGCT GTGCGGAAACAATCTCTTGCAGAATTGGAAAGATTCAAGAATAGATGGAAAAAAGCTGCCAGAGAAGACCAATGTTGGGTTGATCCCTTTCAGCGGCCTGTGAAACAAAAAAAGTGA
- the LOC125871019 gene encoding uncharacterized protein LOC125871019 isoform X2: protein MASNCDTMKNKLLGWNCLITCAILLSAALFIRSTFIITECKEKVIGWEMVEAFRMRKPRSMCEDECRPEGSETLPRGIVAKTSDLEMHPLWGPLNTRKSKSPMSLLAMAVGIKQKKNVNEIVNKFPHTDFVIMLFHYDGLLDEWNDLEWSSTAIHISAINQTKWWFAKRFLHPDIVAEYSYIFLWDEDLGVENFNAGRYVSIIKEEGLQISQPAIDADTSEIHHKLTAREEGSRVHRRTINIKGPGRRCYGDSTEPPCTGWVEMMAPVFSRASWRCAWYIIQNDFVHAWGVDFQLGYCAQGNRTTNVGVVDSEYLVHYGLPTLGGAENESSLEQGTNPKQESSPNKMGLPESHPSDARNAVRKQSLAELERFKNRWKKAAREDQCWVDPFQRPVKQKK, encoded by the exons ATGGCTTCAAATTGTGATACcatgaaaaataaattgttagGTTGGAATTGCCTAATAACTTGTGCAATTCTGCTTTCCGCTGCTTTGTTTATAAGAAGCACCTTCATCATCACTGAATGTAAAGAG AAAGTAATAGGATGGGAAATGGTTGAAGCCTTCAGAATGAGGAAACCTAGATCGATGTGTGAG GATGAGTGCAGGCCTGAAGGAAGTGAGACATTACCCAGAGGTATTGTGGCTAAGACCTCTGATTTAGAGATGCATCCGCTTTGGGGTCCCCTCAATACAAGG AAATCAAAATCACCAATGAGCTTACTAGCTATGGCAGTCGGAATTAAGCAGAAAAAGAATGTAAATGAAATTGTAAACAAG TTTCCTCATACTGATTTTGTCATTATGCTTTTTCACTATGATGGCCTCCTCGATGAATGGAATGATCTTGAATGGAGTAGCACTGCTATTCACATTTCTGCTATTAATCAAACTAAATG GTGGTTTGCTAAGAGGTTCTTACACCCAGATATTGTTGCAGAGTATTCTTACATATTCCTCTGGGATGAAGATCTTGGAGTTGAAAATTTCAATGCTGGACG ATATGTATcaataataaaagaagaagGTCTTCAGATATCACAACCAGCAATCGATGCAGATACTTCAGAAATTCACCACAAACTTACAGCACGAGAAGAGGGATCAAGAGTGCACAG GAGGACAATAAACATAAAGGGTCCTGGAAGGAGGTGCTACGGAGACAGTACTGAACCTCCATGCACTGG GTGGGTGGAAATGATGGCTCCTGTTTTTTCAAGAGCATCGTGGCGCTGTGCCTGGTACATAATTCAG AATGACTTCGTTCATGCATGGGGGGTGGACTTTCAGCTTGGATATTGTGCGCAG GGGAACCGAACCACTAATGTTGGGGTTGTTGACTCAGAATATTTGGTTCACTATGGTCTTCCAACACTAGGTGGTGCAGAAAATGAG AGTAGTTTAGAACAAGGAACAAATCCTAAACAGGAAAGCTCACCAAACAAAATG GGACTGCCAGAGTCTCATCCATCTGATGCAAGAAATGCT GTGCGGAAACAATCTCTTGCAGAATTGGAAAGATTCAAGAATAGATGGAAAAAAGCTGCCAGAGAAGACCAATGTTGGGTTGATCCCTTTCAGCGGCCTGTGAAACAAAAAAAGTGA